A region of Thermorudis peleae DNA encodes the following proteins:
- the modA gene encoding molybdate ABC transporter substrate-binding protein, producing the protein MQRRTTTQIVLWAIMPMLIGLLLTGCGGNATPTATQPAAAVTATAAATRPAATATPTAQATATTVAATATPTTAMATPSASATITGQVTVFAAASLTDAFKEIAQQFQSQHPGVSITFNFAGSPTLRTQLAQGAKADVFASADEPNMQGAIQDGTIAGQPKIFARNALVIVVPADNKAGITSLKDLAKSGIKLVIEQKDVPAGNYARQVLNNASKDPSYGSDFANKVLANVVSEETNVKSALSKVALGEADASFVYRTDVTPDYKSKVKIIDIPDQFNVIAKYPIALVKNAPNAQAGQAFIDYVLSPAGQAVLQKWGFLPPQ; encoded by the coding sequence GATGTTGATCGGCCTTTTGCTCACAGGCTGCGGAGGGAATGCCACGCCAACAGCGACACAGCCCGCAGCTGCGGTGACCGCAACAGCAGCAGCCACACGGCCCGCCGCGACAGCAACGCCAACGGCGCAAGCGACAGCGACCACGGTCGCTGCGACGGCAACACCGACTACCGCCATGGCAACACCGTCAGCTAGCGCCACGATCACTGGGCAAGTAACAGTCTTTGCTGCGGCTTCACTAACCGACGCGTTCAAAGAGATTGCCCAGCAATTTCAGAGCCAGCACCCTGGCGTCTCGATAACCTTTAATTTCGCTGGCTCACCGACATTACGCACGCAGCTTGCGCAAGGCGCAAAGGCGGATGTGTTTGCGTCTGCTGACGAACCCAACATGCAAGGGGCAATCCAAGATGGCACGATTGCTGGCCAGCCCAAGATTTTCGCACGCAATGCCCTCGTGATTGTTGTGCCAGCTGATAACAAAGCTGGGATCACAAGCCTGAAAGACCTGGCCAAGAGCGGCATCAAGTTAGTCATTGAGCAGAAAGACGTACCAGCAGGCAACTATGCGCGTCAGGTGCTCAACAATGCCAGCAAGGACCCGTCATACGGCAGTGACTTTGCAAATAAGGTACTCGCCAATGTTGTGTCGGAAGAGACGAACGTCAAGTCCGCGCTCTCGAAGGTTGCGCTTGGCGAGGCTGACGCGAGTTTTGTTTATCGCACCGATGTCACACCCGACTACAAGAGCAAAGTCAAGATCATCGATATACCCGATCAATTCAATGTCATTGCCAAGTACCCGATTGCACTCGTCAAGAATGCGCCGAATGCGCAAGCTGGCCAAGCGTTCATCGACTACGTCCTCTCTCCAGCCGGGCAGGCGGTGCTGCAGAAGTGGGGCTTCTTACCACCGCAGTGA
- a CDS encoding orotate phosphoribosyltransferase — translation MLFGAESNLDLAQALFDLGGVLFGEFDLGPTAGRSPVYINPRVLISEPSVLRRIAQLIYHEIQADQARRRPRLASFRAVAGVPMGGLHLATAFALVSDTPLIYIRPDTQEPVIEGRIIPGQTVLVIDDLMTGGTSLLRTAKTLEDAGLVVRDFIVLIDREQGGVERLREHGYHVLPILRLRTMLTYYYESGQLDSARYRTIMAYLEQTGRRPAALPPEEE, via the coding sequence GTGCTATTCGGGGCAGAATCTAATCTCGATCTTGCGCAGGCCCTGTTTGACCTCGGCGGTGTGTTGTTTGGCGAGTTCGATTTAGGGCCAACAGCTGGGCGTTCGCCGGTATATATTAACCCGCGGGTTCTCATTAGCGAACCAAGCGTCTTGCGACGTATTGCTCAGCTGATCTATCATGAGATTCAAGCCGATCAAGCACGCCGTCGTCCACGACTTGCGAGCTTTCGGGCTGTTGCCGGCGTCCCAATGGGCGGCTTGCATCTGGCCACCGCCTTTGCGCTGGTTAGTGATACCCCGCTGATTTACATTCGTCCTGACACGCAGGAACCAGTGATCGAAGGGCGAATTATTCCTGGTCAAACGGTCCTTGTCATCGATGACCTCATGACTGGCGGGACAAGCTTGCTCCGTACAGCCAAAACGCTCGAAGACGCTGGACTGGTCGTGCGGGATTTCATTGTCCTGATCGATCGGGAGCAAGGCGGCGTTGAGCGGCTACGTGAGCACGGCTATCATGTTCTGCCAATCCTCCGGCTCCGCACGATGCTCACCTACTACTATGAAAGCGGCCAGCTTGACAGCGCGCGGTATCGCACGATTATGGCGTATCTCGAGCAGACTGGCCGCCGGCCGGCTGCACTGCCGCCTGAAGAGGAATGA
- a CDS encoding TIGR03668 family PPOX class F420-dependent oxidoreductase, whose protein sequence is MVRLSQAEQAFVEVQRIGHLATVSRAGEPTVVPVCYAYDAASGRFYTPIDEKPKGSWEQLARVRNIRHTGQAALVIDRYDEDWSRLAWVLVRGPAELVMPGSASHQQAITLLRARYPQYATMQLEALPVIALTPRHVRSWGQLTPPSEEHGRAYTRP, encoded by the coding sequence ATGGTAAGGCTGTCGCAGGCAGAGCAGGCATTCGTCGAAGTCCAGCGGATTGGGCACCTGGCAACCGTCAGCCGAGCGGGTGAGCCAACAGTTGTTCCAGTCTGTTACGCCTATGACGCAGCAAGTGGTCGCTTCTACACGCCGATTGACGAGAAGCCCAAGGGCTCGTGGGAGCAACTTGCACGCGTACGCAACATTCGCCACACTGGTCAAGCCGCGCTCGTGATTGACCGCTATGATGAAGACTGGTCACGACTCGCCTGGGTACTCGTTCGTGGTCCGGCTGAGCTTGTCATGCCGGGCTCAGCTTCCCACCAGCAGGCCATCACCCTGCTCCGGGCACGCTATCCGCAGTATGCGACGATGCAGTTGGAGGCACTACCAGTCATCGCGCTTACCCCGCGTCATGTGCGGAGTTGGGGACAGCTTACACCACCGAGCGAAGAACATGGACGAGCGTATACCCGCCCATAG
- a CDS encoding Gmad2 immunoglobulin-like domain-containing protein, translating into MRVQSKLILLLVLGLLVIVACQAVPSPTTTPLVPSATSASTATATPSDATATPPPTPAVTATLTPTTATTTTLSLYFFRNGKLGVVHRNLERTSQIGSTALQALLAGPTQAEQSLGFRSAIPSGTQLHKLTINGDQATVDLSSSFTSEATASLLKQRVAEVVFTLTQFPTVRSVLITVDGVPIEPQAAGLTSNAPFTRAVFEDLLPAIFIESPAPGDTVSTPLRIWGTANVFEATFHLSITDTRGTVLADQPVTATSGSGTRGTFEVTVQLPLQKPTPVNVIAFELSPRDGSPTNRVEIPITVAP; encoded by the coding sequence ATGCGTGTGCAATCAAAGCTGATCCTCCTTTTGGTGCTTGGCCTGCTCGTGATCGTTGCTTGTCAAGCAGTACCGTCGCCGACAACGACACCGCTCGTCCCATCAGCGACATCAGCAAGCACAGCGACCGCAACCCCCTCCGACGCTACCGCGACGCCGCCCCCGACCCCTGCCGTAACCGCTACGCTAACCCCAACCACAGCGACAACGACCACACTCTCCCTCTACTTCTTCCGGAACGGCAAGCTAGGCGTTGTGCATCGCAATCTTGAGCGCACAAGCCAAATCGGCAGCACCGCACTGCAGGCACTTTTGGCTGGACCGACCCAAGCCGAACAGTCACTCGGATTTCGCAGTGCAATTCCGTCTGGCACACAGCTTCACAAACTCACGATCAACGGCGACCAAGCAACTGTTGACCTTTCAAGCTCCTTCACAAGCGAGGCAACAGCAAGCCTTCTCAAACAACGGGTTGCGGAAGTCGTCTTTACGCTCACACAGTTTCCAACGGTTCGGAGTGTGCTCATTACAGTCGACGGCGTACCGATCGAGCCACAAGCCGCTGGTCTGACTTCCAACGCACCATTCACTCGGGCAGTCTTCGAAGACCTGCTGCCGGCAATCTTCATCGAGTCGCCAGCGCCGGGCGATACCGTGTCAACGCCCCTGCGAATCTGGGGGACCGCCAACGTCTTCGAAGCGACGTTCCATCTGTCCATCACTGACACGCGTGGCACAGTTCTGGCCGATCAACCAGTCACTGCAACCTCCGGCAGTGGTACACGTGGCACCTTTGAAGTAACGGTGCAACTGCCACTCCAGAAACCGACACCGGTGAATGTCATTGCGTTTGAGCTCTCGCCACGCGACGGCTCACCAACAAATCGCGTTGAAATTCCAATAACAGTTGCACCGTAA
- a CDS encoding alpha/beta fold hydrolase — protein MMTEASVPIQHGMRLWVHRAGDATAPLLVLLHGLFDRWESWEPVLPTLATHFQVLAPDLRGHARSAKPASGYTLADYAADIAALIANTSSQPAMVIGHSLGGLIALKLAVAYPTQVTRIVLEDPPLAGITPSTRLWLEALLEAKHGGLARAEALFAELEPERDPADRQRAAQWLVETADGPFLALLDPVPEDREPLALLHQLHQPTLLLRGDPQVGGVIDDETLYAIREAAAHLAVVEFPGHGHSIHTEAPVAFLSAVVPFLTESSHAH, from the coding sequence ATGATGACAGAAGCAAGCGTTCCGATCCAGCATGGCATGAGGCTGTGGGTGCACCGTGCTGGCGATGCAACCGCTCCACTCCTCGTCTTACTTCACGGCCTGTTTGACCGCTGGGAGAGTTGGGAACCAGTATTGCCAACGCTGGCAACCCACTTCCAGGTGCTCGCTCCCGACTTGCGCGGTCATGCACGGAGCGCCAAACCTGCCAGTGGCTACACGCTTGCCGACTATGCTGCTGACATCGCAGCACTCATCGCGAACACGAGTAGCCAGCCCGCAATGGTCATCGGCCATTCGTTAGGCGGCCTCATCGCACTCAAACTTGCTGTTGCCTATCCAACACAGGTTACCCGCATCGTTCTCGAAGATCCACCGCTTGCCGGTATCACGCCGAGCACACGCCTCTGGCTTGAAGCACTTCTCGAAGCAAAGCATGGTGGGCTGGCTCGTGCTGAAGCACTGTTCGCTGAGCTCGAGCCTGAGCGTGACCCTGCTGACCGGCAACGGGCGGCACAGTGGCTTGTCGAGACTGCTGACGGACCTTTCCTTGCCTTGCTTGATCCTGTGCCGGAAGACCGCGAGCCACTGGCCCTTCTCCATCAACTCCACCAGCCAACTCTCCTGCTCCGTGGCGACCCACAGGTTGGTGGCGTCATTGACGATGAGACTCTGTACGCAATCCGTGAGGCTGCCGCGCATCTTGCCGTCGTCGAGTTCCCAGGGCATGGTCATAGCATTCACACCGAAGCGCCAGTGGCCTTTCTGTCCGCTGTCGTACCGTTCCTTACCGAAAGTTCCCACGCGCACTGA
- a CDS encoding universal stress protein: MTRPFTHIIVPLDGSRLAEGIMPVVAELATRCTAHVTLLHVVEGNPPEEVHGEPHLGTAAEAEAYLVQVAERLRAAGVAVESRVVSVTDDGVAPTIAKVAREVHADLIALATHGRGGLRGLLFGRIAQQVLQLARRPVLVVRARRGMPAEYRCQRILVPLDGTPDAEAALPVAWALAEQVGARVQLVRVVPTLETVSVRERAPVVFLPATSGALLDLEARDANDYLVRLLASRPAGVVAEGVVRRGDVIAELAAASRDADLVVMSTHGKAGLEGWLSGSVAARLLERLEAPLLLIPAERKDGRDGDVDRTRA, from the coding sequence ATGACACGGCCATTTACTCATATTATTGTGCCCCTTGATGGGTCCCGACTTGCCGAAGGAATCATGCCGGTTGTTGCTGAACTGGCAACACGCTGCACTGCACATGTCACGTTGTTGCACGTTGTCGAAGGGAATCCCCCAGAAGAAGTGCATGGCGAGCCGCACCTTGGCACCGCCGCGGAAGCCGAGGCGTATCTCGTACAGGTTGCTGAGCGCCTGCGCGCTGCAGGCGTGGCAGTCGAGAGCCGCGTGGTGTCAGTAACGGATGATGGCGTTGCGCCTACGATCGCAAAAGTCGCACGGGAAGTGCACGCTGATCTCATCGCGCTCGCAACCCATGGTCGAGGCGGGCTGCGCGGCTTGCTGTTTGGACGTATTGCACAGCAGGTGCTGCAACTCGCGCGTCGTCCAGTCCTCGTTGTGCGTGCTCGACGTGGTATGCCAGCGGAGTATCGCTGCCAGCGAATCCTCGTTCCACTTGATGGCACCCCAGACGCTGAAGCCGCATTACCCGTGGCCTGGGCGCTCGCTGAGCAGGTTGGCGCGCGTGTCCAGTTGGTCCGCGTCGTGCCCACGCTGGAGACCGTCAGCGTACGCGAGCGCGCGCCGGTTGTATTCTTGCCGGCCACATCCGGTGCACTCCTTGATCTTGAGGCGCGTGACGCAAACGACTATCTCGTGCGGTTGCTCGCGAGTCGTCCAGCTGGGGTTGTTGCTGAAGGCGTTGTGCGTCGCGGTGACGTGATTGCGGAGTTGGCTGCTGCCTCACGTGATGCCGACCTCGTTGTCATGTCGACGCATGGGAAGGCCGGCCTTGAAGGGTGGCTGAGTGGCAGCGTAGCGGCGCGGTTGTTGGAACGATTGGAGGCCCCGCTGCTGCTCATTCCAGCTGAACGGAAGGATGGACGCGATGGAGACGTTGATCGAACGAGAGCATGA
- a CDS encoding Nramp family divalent metal transporter, whose translation MARPGQAASAPEGRGQAAQPVRAWRLARILPYLGPAFVASVAYMDPGNYATNIQSGAQFGYTLIWVVFAANFAAMLIQALSAKLGIATGRNLSELCRERFPRWVVYALWIIAEIVAMATDLAEFLGAALGFYLLFHIPLFAAGLLTGVITFVILAFERYGHRPIEAVITGFIGIIAVSYVIELALEPPDWMAVGQSLLPPRFAGPESVLLATGILGATVMPHVIYLHSALTQRRIVPRTAEEAQRIFRFEVLDVVIAMGIAGLVNAAMLMMAATTFHTRGLSDVASIEEAYRTLEPLLGRLASVVFALSLLASGLSSSTVGTMAGQVVMQGFLEWHIPLWLRRGLTMLPALIVIGLGIDPTQALVISQVVLSFGIPFALVPLVQFTSDHRLMGILVNRRATTVVAWVLAGLIIALNVFLLVSTFLGIG comes from the coding sequence ATGGCGCGACCGGGGCAAGCAGCATCAGCGCCAGAAGGCCGAGGGCAAGCGGCGCAACCAGTACGGGCATGGCGACTGGCACGAATCCTGCCCTATCTTGGGCCGGCGTTCGTGGCCAGCGTTGCGTATATGGACCCTGGTAACTATGCAACGAATATTCAGAGTGGCGCACAATTCGGCTACACCCTAATTTGGGTCGTCTTCGCCGCCAACTTTGCTGCTATGCTGATTCAGGCGCTTTCTGCCAAATTAGGAATTGCAACAGGGCGAAATCTTTCCGAACTCTGCCGTGAACGGTTTCCGCGCTGGGTTGTTTACGCGCTCTGGATCATTGCTGAGATTGTGGCGATGGCCACAGACCTTGCAGAATTTCTTGGGGCGGCGCTTGGCTTCTATTTGCTGTTCCACATTCCCCTCTTCGCCGCTGGCTTACTTACTGGCGTGATCACGTTTGTCATCCTTGCGTTTGAACGCTATGGACATCGCCCGATTGAAGCAGTTATCACAGGGTTCATTGGGATCATCGCAGTGAGTTATGTCATTGAGCTTGCGCTCGAGCCACCAGACTGGATGGCTGTTGGGCAGTCATTGCTGCCGCCACGCTTTGCTGGCCCAGAAAGCGTCTTGCTCGCAACGGGTATTCTCGGTGCCACAGTGATGCCCCACGTCATTTACCTGCACTCTGCGTTAACACAGCGGCGCATCGTCCCGCGAACGGCCGAAGAAGCACAGCGGATCTTTCGCTTCGAGGTCTTAGATGTTGTCATCGCGATGGGAATTGCTGGCCTTGTCAATGCCGCGATGCTGATGATGGCTGCGACCACATTCCACACCCGAGGACTCTCCGATGTCGCGTCAATTGAGGAAGCGTATCGAACGCTCGAGCCACTCCTGGGACGCCTGGCAAGCGTGGTCTTTGCGCTCTCACTGTTGGCCTCAGGGCTGTCTTCATCAACGGTTGGGACAATGGCTGGCCAGGTTGTCATGCAAGGGTTCTTGGAGTGGCATATTCCCCTTTGGCTGCGGCGTGGATTAACCATGCTGCCAGCGTTAATTGTTATCGGCCTTGGTATTGATCCTACTCAAGCGTTGGTAATTAGCCAGGTCGTCTTGAGCTTCGGCATCCCCTTTGCACTCGTGCCGCTTGTCCAGTTCACGAGCGATCATCGCTTGATGGGTATCCTTGTCAATCGTCGAGCAACGACGGTCGTGGCATGGGTGCTCGCCGGGCTCATCATCGCGCTCAATGTGTTTCTCCTCGTCTCCACGTTTCTTGGCATTGGATAG
- a CDS encoding cyclase family protein produces MAEVVDVLGLRAQLFDLEQPRTATMPIHPSHRPGYHYALYRRHEDTYAPERGPRSSASGLVVCMEHSGTHIDAPCHQAEHLMLTGGVRAQDVEGPSGFRTLSIDQVAPLVGPAVVLDVPRAKGVDELPDRYAITVEDLEACCATQGVTIEPGDIVLVRTGNARYWHDTERYLAGPGIAGKTSHWLAERGIRAVGADNMAWDVIGVVDPDIGSDLPGHLILLARRGILIIENLYLEELVAAGVHRCTFVCTPLKFVGATGSPVRPIALVPLT; encoded by the coding sequence ATGGCTGAGGTTGTCGATGTCTTGGGTCTGCGCGCCCAACTCTTCGATTTAGAGCAGCCACGTACTGCGACGATGCCGATCCATCCCTCACATCGCCCTGGATACCACTACGCGCTTTATCGGCGCCATGAAGATACGTACGCGCCAGAACGAGGCCCGCGGTCAAGCGCGTCTGGTCTCGTTGTTTGCATGGAGCACAGTGGTACGCATATTGATGCGCCGTGTCATCAGGCAGAACACCTGATGTTGACTGGGGGTGTTCGTGCGCAAGACGTTGAAGGACCGTCTGGCTTCCGAACGCTCTCGATCGACCAGGTAGCACCGTTGGTTGGCCCAGCCGTTGTGCTCGATGTGCCACGGGCAAAAGGTGTTGATGAACTGCCAGATCGCTATGCCATTACGGTTGAAGATCTTGAAGCCTGTTGCGCAACGCAGGGCGTCACCATCGAACCTGGTGATATTGTGCTTGTGCGAACTGGGAATGCCCGCTATTGGCATGACACTGAGCGGTACCTGGCTGGTCCGGGCATTGCTGGCAAAACGTCACACTGGCTTGCTGAACGCGGAATCCGCGCTGTTGGAGCAGACAATATGGCCTGGGACGTCATCGGTGTCGTTGATCCGGATATCGGCAGTGATTTGCCAGGGCATCTCATCCTGCTTGCTCGACGCGGCATCCTCATCATCGAGAACCTCTATCTTGAAGAACTTGTCGCTGCCGGGGTACACCGCTGCACGTTCGTTTGCACTCCCCTAAAGTTCGTCGGCGCGACGGGCTCTCCCGTGCGGCCGATTGCCCTCGTCCCGCTCACTTAG
- a CDS encoding molybdopterin-dependent oxidoreductase, with translation MRSRLIVALLMFVLTACNTAVTPTPGATPRSAAGTSPTVVQPTATPTVSTPTAQRSTPTSGDTLTITGLVKQPGQLTPDQAKQLGSETVAVQFVSSKGTEEHRYTGVRLWAVLQQVGLQLDSTRKNDELRKYVVVTGRDGYEVVLSLGELDPNFGNRPVLLAWDEDGTPLSGDRGPFRLVVPGDQRGGRYVSGVIKLEVRDIDSPPRSR, from the coding sequence ATGCGCAGCCGACTCATCGTTGCGCTGCTTATGTTCGTGCTCACAGCCTGCAACACAGCCGTGACCCCAACACCGGGTGCAACGCCGCGCAGTGCAGCTGGAACAAGTCCAACCGTTGTCCAGCCAACCGCGACGCCAACAGTCTCTACTCCAACCGCCCAGCGCTCGACGCCAACCTCAGGCGATACGCTCACCATTACTGGCCTTGTGAAGCAACCTGGGCAGCTCACGCCGGACCAGGCCAAGCAACTGGGGAGCGAGACCGTTGCCGTCCAATTTGTGAGCAGCAAGGGAACGGAGGAGCACCGCTATACTGGCGTACGGCTTTGGGCAGTACTCCAGCAGGTTGGCCTGCAACTCGATAGCACACGCAAGAACGATGAGCTCCGCAAATACGTCGTTGTGACAGGACGCGATGGGTATGAGGTTGTGCTCTCCCTTGGGGAACTTGATCCAAATTTTGGGAATCGTCCCGTGCTCCTCGCCTGGGACGAAGATGGCACGCCCCTCAGCGGCGACCGAGGGCCGTTCCGGCTCGTTGTCCCAGGGGATCAACGTGGCGGACGTTACGTCTCTGGTGTCATCAAGCTCGAGGTGCGGGATATCGATAGCCCGCCGCGAAGCCGATAG
- a CDS encoding ABC transporter permease — protein MASQRAQTTSFPHAVTEQPAWRRRPARQASLLIAPGILLLLYLTIPLVALIWRGARAETFHALFDPFVLSALRLTALTTAAVLAIALVGGTPLAYLLARRHFPGKALAETLVELPIALPPVIAGVALLMAFGRRGLFGPTLEHVGITLPFTPIAVVMAQLFIAIPFYIRGASLGFRSVPREVEEAAAIDGASAWQTYRHITFPLAFPGILSGLLLCGTRAAAEFGATLLFAGNLPGRTQTMTLAIMTAMETNLTQALSLSVLLLGFSLVIVMAAWVLLGHREVLE, from the coding sequence ATGGCAAGTCAGCGCGCGCAGACAACGAGTTTCCCACACGCAGTTACCGAACAGCCCGCTTGGCGCAGACGGCCAGCGCGCCAGGCATCGTTGCTGATTGCGCCAGGGATCCTTTTATTGTTGTATCTCACTATCCCACTCGTTGCCTTAATCTGGCGTGGAGCACGCGCAGAAACGTTCCACGCGCTGTTTGACCCATTCGTCCTCTCGGCCTTGCGGCTCACCGCTCTGACAACTGCTGCAGTGCTCGCCATCGCGCTGGTCGGCGGCACACCGCTTGCCTATCTGCTGGCTCGACGGCACTTTCCCGGCAAAGCGCTGGCGGAAACACTTGTTGAGTTACCAATTGCACTTCCGCCGGTCATCGCTGGGGTTGCGTTGCTCATGGCGTTTGGTCGCCGGGGGCTCTTCGGCCCCACGCTGGAGCACGTGGGCATTACGTTACCATTCACGCCAATCGCTGTCGTTATGGCGCAACTCTTCATTGCTATCCCCTTCTACATCCGCGGCGCTTCACTTGGCTTTCGTAGCGTCCCCCGTGAAGTCGAAGAGGCTGCTGCAATCGACGGAGCCAGCGCCTGGCAAACCTACCGTCATATCACTTTCCCCCTTGCGTTCCCCGGTATTCTCTCTGGTCTCTTGCTCTGCGGTACACGTGCTGCAGCCGAATTTGGCGCAACGCTCCTCTTCGCTGGCAATTTGCCCGGCCGAACGCAAACGATGACGCTGGCCATTATGACAGCGATGGAGACCAATCTCACCCAGGCGCTGTCGCTCTCGGTCCTGCTTTTGGGCTTCTCCCTGGTGATTGTCATGGCAGCCTGGGTATTGCTTGGTCATCGGGAAGTTCTGGAGTGA
- a CDS encoding bifunctional folylpolyglutamate synthase/dihydrofolate synthase, translated as MTRAHPWSYHEAIRYLSARAGYDRGFVANPFGDEGAGLERTRHLLALVGNPHQQYPVVHIAGTKGKGSTAAFIATIAHAAGYRTGLYTSPHLHTFRERFQLDHQPLAPDVFATLLQELASANEHLAAAHPDLGEATAFELTTALAFLAFARADVDIAVIEVGLGGRLDATNVVLPTVAAITRIGFDHMHILGNTLDAIAREKAGIIKPGRPVVSAPQAPEAAAVIIATAAQQNALLWLGDRDWHVRGTPEAFTYVGPGGQLEGLRSGLLGQHQVENAGVAITIAHSLSQQGIDVPDTAIRHGVAAVRWPGRLEVVQERPTIVLDAAHNRESAQALATALCTHFQWTHLTAIIGLARDKDLLAFLTPLLPLCTRLIAVPTHSPRIRAPEEIVEVARQLRPHVDAMTAPSVAAALALAREQAGVDDLIVATGSLTVVAEAREALGLASADPDERALLG; from the coding sequence ATGACTCGCGCTCACCCATGGAGCTATCACGAGGCGATTCGCTATCTCAGCGCTCGCGCTGGCTATGATCGCGGCTTTGTCGCCAATCCGTTTGGTGATGAAGGTGCCGGTCTGGAGCGCACCCGGCACTTGCTGGCCCTCGTTGGCAATCCGCATCAGCAGTATCCCGTTGTGCACATTGCAGGGACAAAGGGAAAAGGCTCAACTGCTGCGTTCATCGCCACCATTGCGCATGCAGCCGGCTACCGCACCGGTCTCTACACCTCACCACACTTACACACGTTTCGCGAGCGTTTTCAGCTTGATCATCAGCCCCTTGCTCCTGATGTCTTTGCAACGCTTTTACAGGAACTTGCAAGCGCAAACGAACATCTTGCTGCTGCGCATCCTGACCTTGGCGAAGCGACCGCCTTTGAACTTACCACGGCCCTTGCTTTTCTTGCCTTTGCACGCGCTGACGTGGATATTGCTGTTATTGAGGTAGGCCTCGGTGGCCGACTGGATGCCACGAATGTCGTCCTACCGACCGTTGCAGCCATTACCCGGATTGGGTTTGACCACATGCACATTCTCGGCAACACTCTGGATGCAATCGCGCGTGAGAAAGCAGGCATTATCAAGCCGGGACGTCCAGTCGTCTCTGCGCCACAAGCGCCCGAAGCTGCAGCAGTGATCATTGCGACGGCTGCACAACAGAACGCGCTACTCTGGCTCGGTGATCGCGATTGGCATGTTCGGGGAACGCCCGAAGCGTTTACCTACGTCGGGCCAGGAGGCCAGCTAGAGGGGCTGCGAAGCGGCTTGCTGGGGCAGCATCAGGTGGAGAATGCAGGCGTTGCCATCACTATCGCCCACTCGCTTAGCCAGCAGGGCATTGATGTGCCCGACACTGCAATCCGCCACGGGGTAGCAGCGGTGCGTTGGCCTGGCCGACTCGAAGTTGTGCAGGAACGGCCAACGATTGTGTTGGATGCCGCACACAATCGTGAATCCGCTCAGGCACTTGCTACGGCGCTCTGTACCCACTTTCAGTGGACACATTTGACTGCAATTATTGGGCTGGCGCGCGATAAAGACCTGCTGGCGTTCCTCACGCCGCTCTTGCCGCTCTGTACCCGCCTCATTGCCGTTCCCACCCACAGCCCGCGAATCCGCGCGCCAGAAGAGATTGTCGAAGTCGCACGACAGCTTCGTCCTCACGTTGACGCCATGACAGCACCAAGTGTTGCGGCAGCACTCGCATTGGCTCGTGAACAGGCTGGTGTCGACGACCTGATTGTTGCAACAGGCTCCTTGACGGTCGTCGCTGAAGCACGAGAAGCACTTGGCTTGGCAAGCGCTGACCCTGACGAACGAGCCCTGCTCGGCTAA